A stretch of the Macaca thibetana thibetana isolate TM-01 chromosome X, ASM2454274v1, whole genome shotgun sequence genome encodes the following:
- the MORF4L2 gene encoding mortality factor 4-like protein 2, giving the protein MSSRKQGSQPRGQQSAEEENFKKPTRSNMQRSKMRGASSGKKTAGPQQKNLEPALPGRWGGRSAENPPSGSVRKTRKNKQKTPGNGDGGSTSEAPQPPRKKRARADPTVESEEAFKNRMEVKVKIPEELKPWLVEDWDLVTRQKQLFQLPAKKNVDAILEEYANCKKSQGNVDNKEYAVNEVVAGIKEYFNVMLGTQLLYKFERPQYAEILLAHPDAPMSQVYGAPHLLRLFVRIGAMLAYTPLDEKSLALLLGYLHDFLKYLAKNSASLFTASDYKVASAEYHRKAL; this is encoded by the coding sequence ATGAGTTCCAGAAAGCAGGGTTCTCAACCTCGTGGACAGCAATCTGCAGAAGAAGAGAACTTCAAAAAACCAACTAGAAGCAACATGCAGAGAAGTAAGATGAGAGGGGCCTCCTCGGGAAAGAAGACAGCTGGTCCACAGCAGAAAAATCTTGAACCAGCTCTCCCAGGAAGATGGGGGGGTCGCTCTGCAGAGAATCCCCCTTCAGGATCCGTGAGGAAGACCAGAAAGAACAAACAGAAGACTCCTGGAAACGGAGATGGTGGCAGTACCAGCGAAGCACCTCAGCCCCCTCGGAAGAAAAGGGCCCGGGCAGACCCCACTGTTGAAAGTGAGGAGGCGTTTAAGAATAGAATGGAGGTTAAAGTGAAGATTCCTGAAGAATTAAAACCATGGCTTGTTGAGGACTGGGACTTAGTTACCAGGCAGAAGCAGCTGTTTCAACTCCCTGCTAAGAAAAATGTAGATGCAATTCTGGAGGAGTATGCAAATTGCAAGAAGTCGCAGGGAAATGTTGATAATAAGGAATATGCAGTTAATGAAGTTGTGGcaggaataaaagaatatttcaatGTGATGTTGGGCACTCAGCTGCTCTACAAATTTGAGAGGCCCCAGTATGCTGAAATCCTCTTGGCTCACCCTGATGCTCCAATGTCTCAGGTTTATGGAGCACCACACCTACTGAGATTATTTGTAAGAATTGGAGCAATGTTGGCCTATACGCCCCTTGATGAGAAAAGCCTTGCATTATTGTTGGGCTATTTGCATGATTTCCTAAAATATCTGGCAAAGAATTCTGCATCTCTCTTTACTGCCAGTGATTACAAAGTGGCTTCTGCTGAGTACCACCGCAAAGCCCTGTGA